A region of Ignavibacteriota bacterium DNA encodes the following proteins:
- a CDS encoding integration host factor subunit beta, with protein sequence MTKADIVDEISKATGLTKIETKAVVDGVFASIINAITAGKRIELRGFGVFKHKSRKPRMARNPKSGELVPLEKRYVPVFKPSPEFLNKVNDNLKSND encoded by the coding sequence ATGACAAAAGCTGATATTGTTGATGAAATATCAAAAGCAACCGGTCTGACAAAAATCGAGACCAAAGCAGTCGTTGATGGTGTTTTTGCAAGTATTATAAATGCAATTACTGCCGGTAAGCGTATTGAATTGCGTGGATTTGGTGTTTTTAAACACAAAAGTAGAAAACCAAGAATGGCACGCAATCCAAAATCAGGTGAATTAGTACCTTTAGAAAAAAGATACGTACCTGTTTTTAAGCCTTCACCTGAATTTTTGAATAAAGTCAATGATAATTTAAAATCAAACGACTAA